A genomic window from Desulfobulbaceae bacterium includes:
- a CDS encoding DNA topoisomerase IV subunit A, which produces MIDSDYGTLHQLFDTNFLEYTSYVVKERAIPHVADGLKPVQRRIMQTLKNMDDGRFNKVANVVGEAMKLHPHGDASIFAALVNLSNKGFLIDQQGNFGNTLTGDSASAARYIECRLSPLALEVMFNKDLTEFADSYDGRMQEPVVLPAKIPLLLMQGADGIAVGMATKIMPHNFVELLTAQKQILRDEPFEIFPDFPQGGLVDVTHYDRGNGRLKCRARIEEINDKTIVIREVPYTTTTTSLVESIEKAVRAGKLKIVSINDYTAETVEVEIKLARGMYASDTISALYAFTDCEVPISPNFTVIKDNQPMVMNVDDVLRYNTQKLVVDLEKELTIELDRLREKIHAALLEQIFIEERLYKEIEECSSYELVVSTVDSSLKPFADRLLRAVTREDIERLLEIRIKRISRYDISKKQQEINGLRKEATLIERHLKDMVKYTIGYLDGLLKKYGDNYPRRTEITTFSEVAARAVALSNLTCGYDPKTGFLGYQVKAEPEHSFACSEYDKFILIFRDGMYKVINGVDKLFVGSDLVYVGKDDEKLIFNVIYRDGTENFSYIKRFPMPKFILDKEYRLFPDDPKSRIQYFATGEGSRVRVYFVPTARAKVNSFEVVFNDYLVKGVSAKGKRAGSRVLRRIVPLVDKEVEKESVPLSLPGMGEGANQDSSAAVAEKVTPTDDKPEADE; this is translated from the coding sequence ATGATCGATTCGGATTACGGCACTCTGCATCAGCTGTTTGATACCAATTTCTTGGAATACACCTCCTATGTGGTTAAGGAGCGTGCTATTCCCCATGTCGCCGATGGCTTGAAACCGGTGCAGCGCCGGATCATGCAGACCTTGAAGAATATGGATGACGGTCGGTTTAATAAGGTCGCCAACGTTGTCGGCGAGGCCATGAAACTTCACCCCCACGGTGACGCTTCCATCTTTGCCGCCCTGGTTAATCTGTCCAATAAGGGTTTTTTGATTGATCAGCAGGGTAATTTTGGCAATACCTTGACCGGCGATAGCGCCTCGGCTGCCCGGTACATCGAGTGCCGTCTTTCCCCTCTGGCTCTGGAGGTCATGTTCAACAAGGACCTGACCGAATTTGCCGATTCTTATGATGGCCGGATGCAGGAGCCGGTGGTGCTTCCCGCTAAGATTCCCCTGCTGCTGATGCAGGGCGCAGATGGTATAGCTGTCGGTATGGCTACCAAGATTATGCCTCACAACTTTGTCGAACTACTCACGGCCCAGAAGCAGATCTTGCGCGACGAACCCTTTGAAATTTTCCCCGATTTTCCTCAAGGTGGTTTGGTGGATGTTACCCACTATGATCGGGGTAACGGTCGCTTGAAATGTCGGGCTCGGATTGAGGAGATCAACGACAAGACCATCGTCATTCGGGAGGTCCCCTATACTACCACGACCACCTCGTTGGTAGAGAGTATTGAAAAGGCCGTGCGGGCCGGAAAGCTCAAGATCGTCTCGATTAATGATTATACGGCCGAGACTGTGGAGGTCGAGATTAAACTTGCCCGCGGGATGTACGCCTCGGATACGATCAGCGCGCTCTATGCCTTTACCGATTGTGAGGTGCCGATTAGTCCTAATTTCACGGTGATCAAGGACAATCAGCCGATGGTCATGAATGTGGATGATGTCCTGCGCTACAACACCCAGAAGTTAGTGGTCGATCTGGAAAAGGAGTTGACCATTGAGCTTGATCGGTTGCGAGAGAAAATTCATGCCGCGCTCTTGGAACAGATCTTTATCGAAGAGCGGTTGTATAAGGAGATCGAAGAGTGCTCAAGTTACGAGCTGGTGGTGTCGACTGTCGATTCATCACTGAAGCCTTTTGCGGATCGTCTGCTTCGGGCAGTGACGAGAGAGGATATAGAGCGGTTGTTGGAGATCCGCATCAAACGAATTTCGCGGTATGATATCTCAAAAAAACAGCAGGAGATCAATGGCCTGAGGAAGGAAGCCACCCTGATAGAGCGTCACCTCAAGGATATGGTCAAATACACCATCGGTTATCTGGATGGACTGTTGAAAAAGTATGGTGATAACTACCCGCGTCGGACCGAGATCACTACCTTTAGCGAGGTGGCGGCTCGGGCGGTTGCTCTGTCCAATCTGACCTGTGGCTATGATCCCAAAACCGGTTTTCTGGGGTATCAGGTCAAGGCCGAGCCGGAGCACTCCTTTGCCTGTTCCGAATACGATAAGTTTATTTTGATCTTTCGTGATGGCATGTATAAGGTCATTAACGGTGTGGACAAGCTTTTTGTTGGCTCAGATCTGGTTTATGTCGGTAAGGACGATGAGAAGCTCATCTTCAATGTTATTTATCGTGATGGCACCGAGAATTTTTCATATATTAAGCGCTTCCCGATGCCCAAGTTCATTCTTGACAAGGAGTATCGGCTGTTCCCGGACGACCCGAAGTCAAGGATTCAGTATTTCGCTACTGGCGAGGGCTCTCGGGTCCGCGTGTATTTTGTGCCCACGGCCAGAGCCAAGGTGAATTCTTTTGAGGTGGTGTTTAATGACTATCTGGTTAAGGGGGTAAGCGCTAAGGGTAAGCGGGCCGGTAGTCGGGTTCTGCGTCGGATTGTGCCTCTGGTGGACAAGGAGGTGGAGAAAGAGAGCGTCCCCTTGTCTTTGCCTGGGATGGGAGAGGGCGCGAATCAGGATTCATCCGCTGCGGTGGCGGAGAAGGTGACACCCACTGATGATAAGCCGGAAGCGGATGAATAA
- a CDS encoding nitroreductase family protein: MDTITSIETRRAVKHFDSSHRMTEEEETRILSLALLSPTAFNIQNWRFLVVKDPTLRQQIREVAWGQAQVTDASLLIILCADLKSWEREPARYWRNAVPAVQEFILPAIDQYYRGKDQVQRDEAMRSCGMAAQTLMLTAKAMGYDSCPMDGFDFDAVGQLVNLPEDHAIAMFVAIGKATQEAWPRGGQLPLREVVRVDKF; encoded by the coding sequence ATGGATACAATCACCAGTATTGAGACACGGCGAGCGGTCAAACATTTCGACTCTAGCCACCGCATGACAGAGGAGGAAGAGACCCGGATTTTGTCATTGGCTCTATTGTCCCCCACTGCCTTTAATATTCAGAACTGGCGATTCCTGGTGGTCAAGGACCCCACCCTGCGGCAGCAGATCAGGGAGGTGGCTTGGGGCCAGGCCCAAGTGACGGATGCCTCTCTTCTTATCATCCTCTGCGCCGATCTTAAGAGCTGGGAGAGGGAGCCGGCGCGTTATTGGCGCAATGCCGTTCCCGCGGTCCAGGAGTTTATCCTCCCTGCTATCGACCAGTATTACCGGGGCAAGGATCAGGTGCAGCGGGATGAGGCTATGCGTTCCTGTGGGATGGCGGCGCAGACCTTGATGTTGACTGCCAAGGCCATGGGGTATGATTCCTGCCCTATGGATGGATTTGATTTTGATGCGGTGGGCCAGTTGGTCAACCTGCCGGAAGATCATGCCATCGCCATGTTTGTGGCGATCGGCAAGGCCACTCAAGAGGCTTGGCCCCGGGGTGGTCAGTTGCCGCTGCGCGAAGTGGTACGGGTTGATAAATTTTAA